A DNA window from Gorilla gorilla gorilla isolate KB3781 chromosome 6, NHGRI_mGorGor1-v2.1_pri, whole genome shotgun sequence contains the following coding sequences:
- the TAS2R39 gene encoding taste receptor type 2 member 39: MLGRCFPPDTKEKQQLRMTKLCDPAESELSPFLITLILAVLLAEYLIGIIANGFIMAIHAAEWVQNKAVSTSGRILVFLSVSRIALQSLMMLEITISSTSLSFYSEDAVYYAFKISFIFLNFCSLWFAAWLSFFYFVKIANFSYPLFLKLRWRITGLIPWLLWLSVFISFSHSMFCINICTVYCNNSFPIHSSNSTKKTYLSEINVVGLAFFFNLGIVTPLIMFILTATLLILSLKRHTLHMGSNATGSNDPSMEAHMGAIKATSYFLILYIFNAVALFIYLSNMFDINSLWNNLCQIIMAAYPASHSILLIQDNPGLRRAWKRLQLRLHLYPKEWTL; encoded by the coding sequence ATGCTAGGGAGATGTTTTCCTCCAGACACCAAAGAGAAGCAACAGCTCAGAATGACTAAACTCTGCGATCCTGCAGAAAGTGAATTGTCGCCATTTCTCATCACCTTAATTTTAGCAGTTTTACTTGCTGAATACCTCATTGGTATCATTGCAAATGGTTTCATCATGGCTATACATGCAGCTGAATGGGTTCAAAATAAGGCAGTTTCCACAAGTGGCAGGATCCTGGTTTTCCTGAGTGTGTCCAGAATAGCTCTCCAAAGCCTCATGATGTTAGAAATTACCATCAGCTCAACCTCCCTAAGTTTTTATTCTGAAGATGCTGTATATTATGCATTCAAAATAAGttttatattcttaaatttttgtAGCCTGTGGTTTGCTGCCTGGCTCAGTTTCTTCTACTTTGTGAAGATTGCCAATTTCTCCTACCCCCTTTTCCTCAAACTGAGGTGGAGAATTACTGGATTGATACCCTGGCTTCTGTGGCTGTCCGTGTTTATTTCCTTCAGTCACAGCATGTTCTGCATCAACATCTGCACTGTGTATTGTAACAATTCTTTCCCTATCCACTCCTCCAACTCCACTAAGAAAACATACTTGTCTGAGATCAATGTGGTCGGTCTGGCTTTTTTCTTTAACCTGGGGATTGTGACTCCTCTGATCATGTTCATCCTGACAGCCACCCTGCTGATCCTCTCTCTCAAGAGACACACCCTACACATGGGAAGCAATGCCACAGGGTCCAACGACCCCAGCATGGAGGCTCACATGGGGGCCATCAAAGCTACCAGCTACTTTCTCATTCTCTACATTTTCAATGCAGTTGCTCTGTTTATCTACCTGTCCAACATGTTTGACATCAACAGTCTGTGGAATAATTTGTGCCAGATCATCATGGCTGCCTACCCTGCCAGCCACTCAATTCTACTGATTCAAGATAACCCTGGGCTGAGAAGAGCCTGGAAGCGGCTTCAGCTTCGACTTCATCTTTACCCAAAAGAGTGGACTCTGTGA